A stretch of Allostreptomyces psammosilenae DNA encodes these proteins:
- a CDS encoding carboxyl transferase domain-containing protein has protein sequence MSGAERDGRRPAARAVIAAVADDFAELPAPPAAPRGADGPIGWPGYGEAHARARERTGEEESVVCGVGRVAGTEVVLIGFEFGFFGGSLGERTGDRLEAAYSHARERRLPVVSLVATGGSRMQEGMRALSQLQRVARQSALTRRAGLPQIAVVRDPTTGGGWATLGAGADVVLASPGAQIGFAGSRVRPPGEPAHAYTAEAQLASGHVDAVVPPAGLPAVLGRWLALLTSPAAGPVPPPFALGATTLPATGWEAVRRARSAGRPRAAAYLDAYFEWREEIVGDRCGGVDAGVLCGFGRSAGGTVGYVAQAGTATAPAGFRTAVRLLRLADRLGIPVLTLVDTPGAANDAAAERAGVGAAIAEAFAAVASAEVPITSLLIGEGGSGGALALAAPGRTWVTPDGYFSVTAPEAAAAILKRDPEQVPRTAEELRLRPQDLVELGVARAVVPPDPGVPAPHTAPPG, from the coding sequence GTGAGCGGGGCGGAGCGGGACGGCCGACGGCCGGCGGCGCGGGCGGTGATCGCCGCGGTGGCCGACGACTTCGCCGAGCTGCCGGCCCCGCCGGCCGCGCCGCGCGGCGCCGACGGCCCGATCGGCTGGCCCGGGTACGGCGAGGCGCACGCGCGCGCCCGGGAGCGCACCGGCGAGGAGGAGTCGGTGGTCTGCGGTGTCGGCCGGGTCGCGGGCACCGAGGTGGTGCTGATCGGCTTCGAGTTCGGCTTCTTCGGCGGTTCGCTGGGCGAGCGCACCGGGGACCGCCTGGAGGCCGCGTACTCCCACGCCCGGGAGCGGCGTCTGCCGGTGGTGTCGCTGGTCGCCACGGGCGGCAGCCGGATGCAGGAGGGCATGCGGGCGCTCAGCCAGCTCCAGCGGGTGGCGCGGCAGTCCGCGCTGACCCGGCGGGCCGGGCTGCCGCAGATCGCCGTGGTGCGCGATCCGACCACCGGCGGCGGCTGGGCGACGCTGGGCGCCGGCGCGGACGTGGTCCTGGCGTCGCCGGGGGCGCAGATCGGCTTCGCCGGCTCCCGGGTGCGGCCGCCGGGCGAACCGGCGCACGCCTACACCGCCGAGGCGCAGCTGGCCTCCGGGCACGTCGACGCGGTCGTCCCGCCGGCCGGGCTGCCGGCCGTGCTGGGGCGCTGGCTCGCGCTGCTGACCAGCCCGGCGGCCGGCCCGGTTCCGCCGCCGTTCGCGCTGGGCGCCACGACGCTGCCGGCCACCGGCTGGGAGGCGGTGCGGCGGGCCCGTTCCGCCGGGCGGCCGAGGGCGGCGGCCTATCTGGACGCCTACTTCGAGTGGCGGGAGGAGATCGTCGGGGACCGCTGCGGCGGGGTGGACGCGGGCGTGCTGTGCGGGTTCGGTCGGAGTGCCGGGGGCACGGTGGGCTACGTCGCCCAGGCGGGGACCGCCACCGCGCCGGCCGGCTTCCGCACCGCGGTGCGGCTGCTCCGGCTGGCCGACCGGCTGGGCATCCCGGTGCTGACCCTGGTGGACACGCCGGGCGCGGCCAACGACGCGGCGGCTGAGCGAGCCGGGGTGGGGGCGGCGATCGCGGAGGCGTTCGCGGCCGTCGCCTCGGCCGAGGTGCCGATCACCAGTCTGCTGATCGGCGAGGGCGGTTCGGGCGGGGCGCTCGCCCTGGCCGCGCCGGGCCGCACCTGGGTCACCCCGGACGGCTACTTCTCGGTGACCGCGCCCGAGGCCGCCGCCGCCATCCTCAAGCGGGATCCGGAGCAGGTGCCGCGGACCGCCGAGGAGCTGCGGCTGCGCCCGCAGGACCTGGTGGAGCTGGGGGTGGCGCGGGCGGTCGTCCCGCCGGATCCCGGCGTGCCGGCTCCGCACACGGCCCCGCCGGGCTGA